The segment GATGGTGAAGGCGCCCGCGGCGGCGGCCCCGCCGAGGCCAAGCAGGTCGGCAAAGATGAAACGACCCAGCGCCGCGCCGACGACACCCACGAGAATATTGGCAATCAAGCCCTGTTGCTCATTGGTCTTCATGATGATGCTGGCCAGCCAGCCGAT is part of the Deinococcota bacterium genome and harbors:
- a CDS encoding GlsB/YeaQ/YmgE family stress response membrane protein, translated to MGWIITLLVGALIGWLASIIMKTNEQQGLIANILVGVVGAALGRFIFADLLGLGGAAAAGAFTIVGLFWGILGAVILIALLRALGIFK